Proteins co-encoded in one Ammoniphilus sp. CFH 90114 genomic window:
- a CDS encoding DUF5325 family protein — MTSWQKISLLLAFISAAFLSGIGIFIAEASLLGILLCLFGAIMTPGIGFMLKKRYNKN, encoded by the coding sequence GTGACAAGTTGGCAAAAGATTTCTCTATTATTAGCATTTATATCCGCTGCCTTTCTTTCAGGAATCGGAATTTTTATTGCTGAAGCTAGTTTGCTTGGAATCTTGCTTTGTTTATTTGGGGCAATCATGACACCTGGCATTGGTTTTATGCTCAAGAAAAGATATAACAAAAATTGA